From the Nerophis ophidion isolate RoL-2023_Sa linkage group LG18, RoL_Noph_v1.0, whole genome shotgun sequence genome, one window contains:
- the LOC133537181 gene encoding sterile alpha motif domain-containing protein 1-like, which yields MTSAASTPPMTSAASTPPMTSAASTPPMTSAASTPAPTSAPQPPPAEVSVLAAAPAALSAVSGPASARPPPRQPRMWPCPGRPPRGMHSSLFRPMMWLFRGRPPRQFQRRSTRRRHLTFPRWLRGHKGTSGICSLRGRSCNDLSLTF from the exons atgacgtctgccgcttccacgccgccgatgacgtctgccgcttccacgccgccgatgacgtctgccgcttccacgccgccgatgacgtctgccgcttccacgccggcaccaacatcggctcctcagccgcctcctgcagaggtatctgttttggctgcagcccccgccgctttgtctgctgtctccgggcctgcttcagcgcgcccgcctccacgtcagccgcggatgtggccgtgccctgggcgtcctcctcgcgggatgcactcgtctctttttcggccaatgatgtggctgttccgtggccgcccgccccgccagttccagcggcgctctacgcgccgtcgccacctgactttccctcgctggctgcggggacacaag ggaacatctggtatctgttccttgagggggaggtcctgtaacgatctgtcacttactttctga